The Miltoncostaea oceani genome includes a region encoding these proteins:
- a CDS encoding metal-dependent transcriptional regulator, with protein MDRPSPAVQDYLKAIYQLDEQAESDGPVTTTQVAEALAVTTASASNMLKKLDGLGYVVQVKRQGVELTETGRQAALEVIRHHRLLETYLATRLGMPWDEVHREAEVLEHHVSGALADRIAEVLGHPERDPHGHPIPTSAGQLTTTPARRLSELPQGTTAVVGRVDDRDDALLRFLAERDLVPDAAVEVLEHAPFGGPISVRVGGDRVVEVPPAAANAVHVV; from the coding sequence GTGGACCGTCCCAGCCCCGCCGTTCAGGACTACCTGAAGGCGATCTATCAGCTCGACGAACAGGCCGAGAGCGACGGTCCGGTGACCACCACCCAGGTCGCGGAGGCGCTCGCCGTGACGACGGCCTCCGCGAGCAACATGCTCAAGAAGCTGGACGGCCTCGGCTACGTGGTCCAGGTGAAGCGCCAGGGCGTGGAGCTCACCGAGACGGGCCGTCAGGCGGCGCTCGAGGTGATCCGGCACCACCGGCTGCTCGAGACCTACCTCGCGACCCGCCTCGGGATGCCGTGGGACGAGGTGCACCGCGAGGCCGAGGTGCTGGAGCACCACGTGTCCGGCGCGCTCGCCGACCGCATCGCCGAGGTCCTCGGGCACCCGGAGCGCGACCCCCACGGTCACCCCATCCCGACGAGCGCGGGTCAGCTGACGACCACGCCGGCCCGCCGCCTCTCCGAGCTGCCGCAGGGCACGACGGCGGTCGTCGGCCGCGTCGACGACCGCGACGACGCCCTCCTGCGGTTCCTCGCCGAGCGGGACCTGGTGCCGGACGCGGCGGTGGAGGTGCTGGAGCACGCGCCGTTCGGGGGCCCGATCTCGGTGCGCGTCGGCGGGGACCGCGTGGTGGAGGTCCCCCCGGCCGCGGCCAACGCGGTGCACGTGGTCTAG
- a CDS encoding plastocyanin/azurin family copper-binding protein, producing the protein MPRITRFIMTAAAIAALGLGLSACGGDDDSSDAPATPDTTTEQTTTAAGTSATTAPAPAAGSTLEVDADPSGALAFTQTTLSTTAGPVTITLRNESPVPHNIAVRGGSVDTEPSETIQGGETTELTVDLPPGEYEYYCEVPGHEQAGMKGTLTVE; encoded by the coding sequence TTGCCCCGTATCACCCGGTTCATCATGACCGCCGCGGCGATCGCCGCGCTCGGCCTCGGCCTGTCCGCCTGCGGGGGGGACGACGACTCGTCCGACGCACCCGCGACCCCGGACACCACCACCGAGCAGACGACGACCGCGGCGGGGACGTCGGCGACCACCGCCCCGGCCCCCGCGGCCGGCAGCACCCTCGAGGTCGACGCCGACCCGAGCGGCGCGCTCGCCTTCACCCAGACCACCCTCAGCACGACCGCCGGCCCCGTCACGATCACGCTGAGGAACGAGTCACCGGTGCCGCACAACATCGCCGTCCGCGGCGGCAGCGTCGACACCGAGCCGTCCGAGACGATCCAGGGCGGCGAGACCACCGAGCTCACCGTGGACCTGCCCCCGGGGGAGTACGAGTACTACTGCGAGGTGCCGGGCCACGAGCAGGCCGGCATGAAGGGCACGCTGACGGTCGAGTAA
- a CDS encoding menaquinone biosynthesis family protein: MPDRLIRLGHSPDPDDAFMFHALADELIPTDGFRFEHVLRDIETLNDWAREGRLEVTAVSVHAYAYLSERYRLLPHGASMGEQYGPMVVVREDARIEPAELPRLRVAIPGVLTSAFLELQLAVGRIADPVIVPFDRILDVVEAGEVDAGLVIHEGQLTYRTQGLRSIIDLGEWWHELTGGLPLPLGANAVRRDLDEGDTMPRLSRILRDSIAYGLEHRQAALAYAEGFGRGLDTGLADRFVGMYVNERTLDYGEDGRAAVAELLRRGHEAGLIDRAPVVDFVED, translated from the coding sequence GTGCCCGACCGCCTGATCCGTCTGGGGCACAGCCCGGACCCCGATGACGCCTTCATGTTCCACGCCCTCGCCGACGAGCTGATCCCGACGGACGGCTTCCGGTTCGAGCACGTGCTGCGCGACATCGAGACGCTGAACGACTGGGCCCGCGAGGGGCGCCTCGAGGTCACGGCGGTGTCGGTCCACGCCTACGCGTACCTGTCGGAGCGGTACCGCCTCCTCCCCCACGGCGCGTCGATGGGCGAGCAGTACGGCCCGATGGTGGTCGTGCGGGAGGACGCCCGGATCGAGCCGGCCGAGCTGCCCCGCCTGCGCGTCGCGATCCCCGGGGTCCTGACCAGCGCCTTCCTCGAGCTGCAGCTCGCCGTCGGGCGCATCGCCGACCCGGTGATCGTGCCGTTCGACCGGATCCTCGACGTCGTCGAGGCGGGCGAGGTGGACGCGGGCCTCGTCATCCACGAGGGCCAGCTGACCTACCGGACCCAGGGCCTGCGCTCGATCATCGACCTCGGCGAGTGGTGGCACGAGCTGACCGGTGGCCTGCCGCTGCCGCTCGGCGCGAACGCCGTCCGCCGCGACCTGGACGAGGGCGACACCATGCCCCGCCTGTCGCGCATCCTGCGCGACTCCATCGCGTACGGGCTCGAGCACCGCCAGGCGGCGCTCGCCTACGCCGAGGGCTTCGGGCGCGGGCTCGACACCGGCCTCGCCGACCGCTTCGTCGGCATGTACGTCAACGAGCGGACCCTCGACTACGGCGAGGACGGCCGTGCGGCGGTCGCCGAGCTGCTGCGCCGCGGCCACGAGGCCGGGCTGATCGACCGCGCCCCCGTCGTCGACTTCGTCGAGGACTGA
- a CDS encoding cupin domain-containing protein produces MEIRARDEARPFVTDDGSTIRSLLDLSNAPVAHQSLAEATIEAGASTVRHHHRVSEEIYYIVAGAGLMEIDGEERPVGVGDAILIPPGAWHTITATGDAPLRLLCACAPPWASEDTYF; encoded by the coding sequence ATGGAGATCCGCGCACGCGACGAGGCCCGCCCCTTCGTGACGGACGACGGGAGCACGATCCGCTCCCTGCTCGACCTCTCGAACGCCCCCGTCGCCCACCAGAGCCTGGCGGAGGCGACCATCGAGGCCGGGGCCTCGACGGTGCGGCACCACCACCGGGTGAGCGAGGAGATCTACTACATCGTCGCGGGGGCCGGGCTGATGGAGATCGACGGCGAGGAGCGCCCCGTCGGCGTCGGCGACGCGATCCTGATCCCCCCGGGGGCCTGGCACACCATCACCGCGACGGGCGACGCGCCCCTGCGCCTGCTGTGCGCGTGCGCGCCCCCATGGGCGTCGGAGGACACCTACTTCTGA
- a CDS encoding PaaI family thioesterase, protein MDDLPLLNPAEFPHCFVCGPENPDGLGLRIHRDGTDALARYTPRATHVGYPDRVHGGLVGMLVDEMLVYAGAPHGLWGMTAKVRYWLRRPIPLGEELELRGRLVQRSDRGYRAVVTIHLPGAVLAAEGEGMCVIRHRDDDGGSSPAAPVPMSTG, encoded by the coding sequence GTGGACGACCTCCCGCTCCTCAACCCGGCCGAGTTCCCGCACTGCTTCGTGTGCGGCCCGGAGAACCCCGACGGCCTGGGGCTGCGCATCCACCGCGACGGCACCGACGCGCTCGCCCGGTACACGCCGCGCGCCACCCACGTCGGCTACCCCGACCGCGTCCACGGCGGCCTGGTGGGCATGCTCGTGGACGAGATGCTCGTCTACGCCGGGGCCCCCCACGGCCTGTGGGGCATGACCGCGAAGGTGCGCTACTGGCTCCGGCGGCCCATCCCCCTGGGGGAGGAGCTCGAGCTGCGCGGTCGCCTGGTGCAGCGGAGCGACCGCGGGTACCGCGCGGTGGTGACCATCCACCTCCCCGGCGCCGTGCTGGCGGCCGAGGGCGAGGGGATGTGCGTGATCCGGCACCGGGACGACGACGGGGGGTCATCCCCCGCCGCGCCCGTGCCGATGTCGACGGGGTGA
- the secG gene encoding preprotein translocase subunit SecG: MTAFLVVLHSLNAVLLIFLVLLHSGKDAGLSGAFGVGGSSSSYGGSTAIVEKNLDRVTVASAILFFVTTFFLAKTL; this comes from the coding sequence GTGACCGCCTTCCTGGTCGTACTCCACTCGCTCAACGCCGTCCTGCTGATCTTCCTCGTGCTGCTGCACAGCGGGAAGGACGCGGGCCTGTCCGGCGCCTTCGGCGTCGGCGGCTCCTCGAGCTCCTACGGGGGCTCCACGGCGATCGTCGAGAAGAACCTGGACCGCGTCACGGTGGCCTCGGCCATCCTCTTCTTCGTCACCACGTTCTTCCTGGCCAAGACCCTCTGA
- a CDS encoding peptide ABC transporter substrate-binding protein: MAAIALVAAGCGGSDDAEAARGGTLVVAEDQAPANLNVLLADGVSVTGQRIATNVLQNLLTVDETGAYVPQLAESVPSGDDLVEGPLRVTFRIRSEARWSDGRPVTAADVAFTWRTMTDPDNEVASRTGWDRITAVTPGRTATGAACAPATCVTVAFDGDYAPWREVFSVSGANYVLPEHVLRGRDFDTAWSDGGIVGSGPFTLESYRPRVRAVLAADPDWWGADDTGGGPFLDRIVVDFLDSSGAALTALRQGEAQLASPPPDPALIRRARGVDGVEVQAVPSSFFEYIILNTAQPPLDDPLVRRALAHAIDRQQIVDVLLEDSAPVLQSILRPFQLGFTPAFARYDHDPAAAAALLEQAGWERGDDGIFAKDGRPLEIPLVTTSEGELRTSTARLIAEQAAAAGIRVRPQPLSSDRVFGQVLGSDDFSAVMIASGGPVDPSVTGQLASDQIPSEENGFAGQNVYRWSDPEADRLMRLSDRQVDDAARAASLERVQEIVAEGVPLIPLYQQPNTVAYASGLRGVRQNPSQAEVFWNSGEWSLG, from the coding sequence GTGGCCGCCATCGCGCTGGTCGCGGCGGGCTGCGGCGGCTCCGACGACGCCGAGGCCGCCCGCGGCGGCACCCTCGTCGTCGCCGAGGACCAGGCCCCCGCCAACCTGAACGTGCTGCTCGCCGACGGGGTCTCCGTCACGGGCCAGCGCATCGCGACCAACGTGCTGCAGAACCTGCTGACCGTCGACGAGACCGGCGCCTACGTGCCGCAGCTCGCCGAGAGCGTCCCGTCGGGGGACGACCTCGTCGAGGGCCCGCTGCGGGTCACCTTCCGCATCCGCTCCGAGGCGCGGTGGTCCGACGGGCGGCCCGTGACGGCCGCCGACGTGGCGTTCACCTGGCGGACGATGACCGACCCGGACAACGAGGTCGCGAGCCGCACCGGCTGGGACCGCATCACCGCGGTCACCCCGGGGCGGACGGCCACGGGCGCCGCGTGCGCGCCGGCGACGTGCGTGACGGTCGCCTTCGACGGCGACTACGCCCCCTGGCGCGAGGTCTTCAGCGTCTCCGGCGCGAACTACGTCCTCCCCGAGCACGTCCTGCGGGGGAGGGACTTCGACACGGCCTGGAGCGACGGGGGCATCGTCGGGTCGGGGCCGTTCACCCTCGAGAGCTACCGCCCGCGGGTGCGGGCCGTGCTCGCCGCCGACCCGGACTGGTGGGGCGCCGACGACACCGGCGGCGGGCCGTTCCTCGACCGGATTGTCGTCGACTTCCTCGACTCGTCCGGCGCCGCGCTCACCGCGCTGCGCCAGGGGGAGGCCCAGCTCGCCAGCCCGCCGCCCGACCCCGCCCTGATCCGGCGCGCCCGCGGCGTCGACGGCGTCGAGGTCCAGGCGGTCCCCTCGTCCTTCTTCGAGTACATCATCCTCAACACCGCGCAGCCGCCGCTCGACGACCCCCTCGTGCGCCGCGCGCTCGCCCACGCGATCGACCGCCAGCAGATCGTGGACGTCCTCCTCGAGGACTCGGCGCCGGTGCTGCAGAGCATCCTCCGGCCGTTCCAGCTCGGCTTCACGCCGGCGTTCGCGCGCTACGACCACGACCCCGCCGCCGCGGCCGCCCTGCTCGAGCAGGCGGGCTGGGAGCGCGGGGACGACGGCATCTTCGCCAAGGACGGCCGCCCCCTCGAGATCCCCCTCGTCACCACCTCGGAGGGCGAGCTGCGGACGTCGACCGCCCGGCTGATCGCCGAGCAGGCGGCCGCGGCCGGCATCCGCGTGCGGCCGCAGCCCCTGTCGTCGGACCGCGTGTTCGGCCAGGTCCTCGGCTCCGACGACTTCTCCGCCGTCATGATCGCGAGCGGCGGCCCGGTCGACCCGAGCGTCACCGGCCAGCTCGCGTCGGATCAGATCCCCTCGGAGGAGAACGGCTTCGCCGGCCAGAACGTGTACCGGTGGAGCGATCCCGAGGCCGACCGGCTCATGCGCCTCTCGGACCGCCAGGTCGACGACGCCGCCCGCGCCGCGAGCCTGGAGCGCGTGCAGGAGATCGTCGCCGAGGGGGTCCCCCTGATCCCGCTCTACCAGCAGCCCAACACCGTCGCCTACGCGTCGGGGCTGAGGGGGGTGCGCCAGAACCCCAGCCAGGCGGAGGTCTTCTGGAACAGCGGGGAGTGGTCGCTGGGCTGA
- a CDS encoding ABC transporter permease, with product MAGRRLLTAIPLLGVVSVVTYLLLSRAADPVARLRSIPTVREEDLRRLIEQQGLDEPWYVGYWRWLSGFVQGDWGVSATNSGVNAIEPVRDALPATLELMLLALVVSAVLGVALGVVSATRAGRPADHVLSGLAYVGFATPTFVAGVLLQLGAVWMRDHGWAVIPFAAGTVVALAALARVRRGGTASRVALAGGVALAVVSVLLWDRLGGDGTTVLHTSQRFSFENEGDVLSLDHLQHLVLPVLTLALVNVAVWSRFQRAALLAELDSDHVAAARARGLSERRVVLGHALRNSLTPMATLVALDLGAVLSGAVVTESVFSWPGMGLLLRDSAEARDINVAMAIVMIGAVVMVVATLLADLLQAALDPRVTLGRGRR from the coding sequence GTGGCCGGGCGCCGCCTGCTGACGGCGATCCCCCTGCTCGGGGTCGTCAGCGTCGTCACCTACCTGCTGCTGTCCCGGGCGGCCGACCCGGTCGCACGCCTCCGGAGCATCCCGACCGTCCGGGAGGAGGACCTCCGCCGGCTGATCGAGCAGCAGGGGCTCGACGAGCCGTGGTACGTCGGGTACTGGCGCTGGCTGAGCGGGTTCGTGCAGGGCGACTGGGGCGTCAGCGCGACCAACTCCGGGGTCAACGCGATCGAGCCGGTCCGCGACGCGCTGCCGGCGACGCTCGAGCTGATGCTGCTCGCGCTCGTCGTCTCCGCCGTCCTCGGCGTCGCCCTCGGGGTGGTGTCGGCGACGCGCGCCGGCCGGCCCGCGGACCACGTGCTGAGCGGCCTCGCCTACGTCGGCTTCGCCACCCCGACGTTCGTCGCGGGCGTGCTGCTGCAGCTCGGCGCGGTGTGGATGCGCGACCACGGGTGGGCCGTCATCCCCTTCGCCGCCGGGACCGTGGTGGCCCTCGCCGCGCTCGCGCGGGTCCGCCGCGGCGGGACCGCGTCCCGCGTCGCCCTCGCCGGCGGCGTGGCCCTCGCGGTGGTGTCGGTGCTGCTCTGGGACCGCCTCGGCGGCGACGGCACCACGGTGCTCCACACGTCGCAGCGGTTCTCGTTCGAGAACGAGGGCGACGTCCTCTCGCTCGACCACCTGCAGCACCTGGTGCTGCCGGTCCTGACGCTGGCGCTGGTCAACGTCGCGGTGTGGAGCCGCTTCCAGCGGGCGGCGCTGCTGGCCGAGCTCGACTCGGACCACGTCGCCGCGGCCCGGGCCCGCGGCCTCTCCGAGCGACGCGTCGTGCTCGGGCACGCGCTGCGCAACTCCCTGACGCCGATGGCCACCCTCGTCGCCCTCGACCTTGGGGCGGTCCTCAGCGGGGCCGTGGTGACGGAGTCGGTGTTCTCCTGGCCGGGGATGGGGCTGCTGCTGCGCGACTCTGCCGAGGCGCGCGACATCAACGTGGCGATGGCGATCGTGATGATCGGCGCCGTCGTGATGGTGGTCGCGACCCTGCTGGCCGACCTGCTGCAGGCCGCCCTCGACCCGCGGGTCACGCTCGGACGGGGACGCCGGTGA
- a CDS encoding ABC transporter permease, with protein MTRLRGIAARLGPAGVAGLVVLALVALACVIGPVVSPYGPGEIDLGARNQGPSAAHPFGTADLGQDVLTRVLVAGRVSLVIGLATAAVATLVGAGLGLTAGWFRGPVDAALSRITDMFLIVPAFVVLIVLSLTFESVGVPQVVLILSLLSWPPLFRLARASALRTAELPYVAAARVAGAGGARIVGRHLLPAATPEIAAFAALAVGTAILSESALSFLSLGLDPEKTLSWGGLMIGAPDTIEERPWLTVFPGLMIIVTVIAVGLVGDAVRRAGEPRARVVRGVRPW; from the coding sequence GTGACCCGCCTCCGGGGGATCGCGGCCCGCCTCGGCCCGGCCGGGGTCGCGGGGCTGGTCGTGCTCGCCCTCGTCGCCCTGGCGTGCGTGATCGGCCCGGTCGTGTCGCCCTACGGCCCCGGGGAGATCGACCTCGGGGCGCGCAACCAGGGGCCGAGCGCCGCGCACCCGTTCGGCACGGCCGACCTCGGTCAGGACGTCCTCACCCGCGTGCTGGTCGCCGGCCGGGTGTCGCTCGTCATCGGCCTCGCGACGGCGGCGGTCGCGACGCTCGTGGGGGCGGGCCTCGGCCTGACGGCGGGGTGGTTCCGGGGGCCGGTCGACGCCGCCCTCTCGCGGATCACCGACATGTTCCTGATCGTCCCCGCGTTCGTCGTGCTCATCGTGCTCAGCCTCACGTTCGAGAGCGTCGGCGTGCCGCAGGTGGTCCTGATCCTGTCGTTGCTGTCCTGGCCCCCGCTCTTCCGGCTCGCGCGGGCATCGGCCCTGCGGACCGCCGAGCTGCCGTACGTCGCGGCGGCCCGGGTCGCCGGGGCGGGTGGCGCGCGCATCGTCGGCCGCCACCTGCTGCCGGCCGCCACGCCCGAGATCGCGGCGTTCGCGGCCCTCGCCGTGGGGACGGCGATCCTCTCCGAGAGCGCCCTGTCGTTCCTGTCGCTCGGGCTCGACCCGGAGAAGACGCTCTCGTGGGGCGGGTTGATGATCGGCGCGCCCGACACGATCGAGGAACGCCCGTGGCTGACGGTGTTCCCCGGCCTGATGATCATCGTGACGGTGATCGCGGTCGGCCTCGTCGGCGACGCGGTGCGCCGCGCCGGCGAGCCGCGCGCCCGCGTCGTGCGGGGGGTGCGGCCGTGGTGA
- the nikE gene encoding nickel ABC transporter ATP-binding protein NikE has product MSPPALAARGLRVEGPGGEALIDGVDLELRAGEVLALVGPSGAGKSLTALSLIALVPPPAHAAGGVVEVGGTPLPTTAAGLREVRGGRIGFVPQDPAAALDPVRRVVDQLAETLRAHAPLSRREAEARARALLAEMGVDRDDHPHRLSGGQRQRALIAMALGPGPGVLIADEPTASLDAPVRLGVLDLIDRRRRDDDLAVLLVSHDLAAVARIADRIAVMEGGRIVETGTTAEVLRAPGPRARALRGVGHRAAPRPPAPGADPVVAARGVARTFAGRRGAVRALDGVDLVVGEGEIVGLVGASGSGKTTLARLLVRLDAPTEGAVEVGGVDLGTAGGDALRRARRTVQMVFQDPYLSLDPRLSVGTTIAEPMAIHGLGGATRAARRAHRRERVATLLADVGLDPGIAVRRPAELSGGQRQRVALARALALEPRALVLDEPVSALDAATGARMIALLGDLRDARGLAYLLISHDLATVAAVADRVAVMHEGRIVEEGPPADLLAAPVHPATRALAGAAQALSLAPWA; this is encoded by the coding sequence GTGAGCCCGCCGGCCCTCGCGGCCCGCGGCCTGCGGGTCGAGGGACCCGGCGGGGAGGCCCTGATCGACGGCGTCGACCTGGAGCTGCGCGCGGGCGAGGTGCTCGCCCTCGTCGGGCCGAGCGGCGCGGGCAAGAGCCTCACCGCCCTCTCCCTGATCGCGCTCGTCCCCCCGCCGGCGCACGCGGCGGGTGGGGTCGTCGAGGTCGGCGGGACCCCCCTCCCGACGACCGCCGCGGGGCTCCGGGAGGTCCGCGGCGGGCGGATCGGGTTCGTCCCCCAGGACCCGGCGGCGGCGCTCGACCCGGTCCGCCGCGTCGTCGACCAGCTCGCCGAGACGCTCCGCGCCCACGCGCCCCTGTCCCGGCGGGAGGCGGAGGCCCGGGCGCGCGCGCTGCTCGCGGAGATGGGGGTCGACCGCGACGACCACCCGCACCGGCTGTCGGGGGGGCAACGCCAGCGGGCGCTGATCGCGATGGCCCTCGGGCCGGGGCCGGGGGTGCTGATCGCCGACGAACCGACCGCCTCCCTGGACGCCCCCGTCCGGCTCGGGGTGCTCGACCTGATCGACCGCCGCCGCCGCGACGACGACCTCGCGGTGCTGCTGGTGTCGCACGACCTGGCCGCCGTCGCGCGGATCGCCGACCGGATCGCCGTGATGGAGGGCGGCCGGATCGTGGAGACCGGCACCACCGCGGAGGTCCTCCGGGCCCCGGGCCCCCGGGCGCGGGCCCTGCGGGGGGTGGGGCACCGGGCCGCCCCGCGCCCGCCGGCGCCCGGCGCGGATCCGGTCGTCGCCGCCCGCGGGGTCGCGCGGACGTTCGCGGGGCGGCGGGGGGCGGTCCGGGCGCTCGACGGGGTCGATCTGGTGGTGGGGGAGGGGGAGATCGTCGGCCTGGTCGGCGCCTCGGGCAGCGGCAAGACGACGCTGGCGCGGCTGCTGGTGCGGCTCGACGCCCCGACGGAGGGCGCCGTGGAGGTCGGGGGCGTCGACCTCGGGACGGCGGGGGGCGACGCGCTGCGCAGGGCGCGCCGCACGGTCCAGATGGTGTTCCAGGACCCCTACCTCAGCCTCGACCCGAGGCTGAGTGTCGGCACTACGATCGCCGAGCCCATGGCGATCCACGGCCTCGGGGGCGCCACCCGTGCGGCGCGCCGCGCCCACCGCCGCGAACGCGTCGCGACGCTCCTCGCGGACGTGGGGCTCGACCCCGGCATCGCCGTCCGGCGGCCCGCGGAGCTCTCGGGGGGCCAGCGGCAGCGGGTCGCGCTCGCCCGTGCGCTGGCGCTGGAGCCCCGGGCGCTCGTCCTCGACGAGCCCGTGTCGGCCCTCGACGCCGCCACCGGCGCCCGCATGATCGCCCTGCTCGGCGACCTGCGCGACGCGCGGGGGCTCGCCTACCTGCTCATCTCACACGACCTCGCGACGGTGGCCGCCGTGGCGGACCGGGTCGCGGTGATGCACGAGGGGCGGATCGTGGAGGAGGGGCCGCCCGCGGACCTGCTGGCCGCCCCCGTCCACCCCGCGACGCGCGCCCTGGCCGGGGCGGCTCAGGCGCTCTCGCTCGCGCCGTGGGCCTGA